The Chloroflexota bacterium genomic sequence ACCACCGCGTCATGCCTGCCACCGCCGCCGCCGGATTGATCGGCTTGGGCGTCATGGGTCGCAACCTCGCCCTGAACATCGCCTCGCGCGGATTCCCGCTCGCGGTCTACAACCGCACCTACAGCCGGACGACGGAATTCCTGGAGCGCGAGGCGTCCGAAACTGACATTCGGGGTGTCGAGCATCTGGACGATTTCGTCGACGCGTTGGAGCGCCCGCGACGGGTGATCTTGATGGTCGATGCGGGACGCGCCGTGGACGCCGTGCTGGATCAGCTGATTCCGCTGCTCGATCCCGGCGACACGGTTGTGGACGGCGGGAATTCCTTTTATGTCGACACCGAGCGCCGCATCGATGTCGTCGAGGGCGCCCGGATGCGCTACCTGGGAACCGGCATCAGCGGCGGCGAGACGGGCGCGCGCTACGGTCCCTCGATCATGCCCGGCGGCGACGAGGATGCTTATGCGCGGCTGGAGCCCATCCTCACCCGGATCGCCGCCCAGGTGGACGACGGCCCATGCGTGACCCATGTGGGGCGCCGAAGCGCCGGGCATTATGTCAAGATGGTCCACAACGGCATCGAATATGGCGACATGCAGCTCATCGCCGAGGCCTACAGCTTTCTGGCCGCGGCGGGCTATCGACCCGACGAACTTGCCGGCATTTTCTCCGCTTGGAACGAGACCGACCTCGAGTCCTATCTGATTGAAATCACGGCGGACATCTTCAGGGTGCGGGACGCCGACGGCGACGGGTTCCTGGTCGACGCCATTCTCGATCAGGCTGGCCAAAAGGGCACCGGCCGCTGGACCTCCCGCGACGCGCTCGACCTGGGCACGCCGATCCCAACCATCGACGCCGCCGTGTGGTCGCGCCACATCTCGGCGCTCAAGGATGAACGCGTCGCGGCGGCGCCGCTGCTCCGGCCCGACGGCGCCCCGCGAATCGAACGCTTCGACGGACTCGTCGAAGCTGTGCGCCTGGCGCTCTATGCGGCCAAGGTGTGCTCCTACGCTCAGGGCATGTCCCTGCTGCGGGCCGCATCCGAGGCCTACGCCTACGAGCTAGAGCCCGCGGAGCTGGCGCGTATCTGGAAGGGCGGCTGCATCATTCGCGCCCGCCTGCTGGGGGACATCCAACGGGCCTTCGCCTCGGACCCATTGCTGGTAAATCTCTTGCTGGACGAGGAGTTTCGGTCGCAGCTTGCCGAGGCTGACGAAAGCTGGCGCCGGGTCGTGACCAGCGCCAAGAACGCCGGGCTGCCGTTCGCCGCCATGAGCGCCTCGCTGGACTACTACGACGCCTACCGCTCGGACCGTCTGCCGATGAACCTCACGCAGGCCCAGCGGGACTACTTCGGCGCGCACACCTACCGGCGCGTCGACCGGCAGGGCGTGTTCCACACGCAATGGGAGCAGGGAGCGGACACCGGCGCGGCCAGCAGCAATCCGGCTGACGCGTGAGGAAGAGGACCGGCGAACCGGCGCCAGCGGTCACCTTCGAGGCCGGCGCCAAGCTGCACAGCATCATGCGGCCTCGTGCTCGCCGTCGCTAACGGTCGCATCGTGGGCGCATTCCGGGTCGCCAGCCAAAGCCAACGGTTCGCTACAATGCCGGACGTGAGCGCCCGCGGGGCGGTGCGGTCCGGCCTGCTAGCGGAGAGTCGCCACCCCGCGGAACGCCCACGCCCAGCCCATTCATCGTAACGGCACCGGTCATGTGCCCAGATTTGGCCCCTGCTGCGCGGTTCGCACGGCCCCGCCCTGAAGGCTCTACTTGCCTGCGCTCGCGTCTCCAATGGCCGACTTCGGAAAGCGCGTGTAGGCGCTAACCGGCACGCCGTAGACCCCGGCTTGGCCAAGCCCGAGCACCGTCTCCAGCGAACGGTGCGTTAGAATACCGAGCGCCCGCGGGGTGGTCTGGTTGTGAAGGACGTACACCCCGCGGAACGCCCACGCCCAGCCCGGTCATCGTAGCGGGACCGGCCTTGTACCCAACGGCTGTGCAGGCCCGCGCTGAACGCCCTTCTAACCGCTGCTCGTGTCTACACCTAGAGAGCCGACTTCGGAAACCGGGCATAGGCGCTCACCGGCACGCCGTATCCGCCGGCCTGGCCAAGCTTCAGGTCCACCGCCGCACCCGACAGCATCCGGGCCTGGGTTGGCGTGATGCCCAGGTCGCGCACCAGCCGCTCCTCCATTGCCGCCGTGGCCAGTCGCAGCGCTTCGGTCAGGTCGTCGGCGACGCCCACGGTCATCACATGCGTCGCCGTCTCGAACCAGGGCCATTCGAGAGACTCAGCGCGCAGCACGTCCAGCGTCACGTCAATCTCGGCAGTGATGTTCACCCCGGAGTGCGCCTCGGCATCGCCCATGGTGGCGTGGACGTCGCCGATGCCGAACAGCGCCCCTGGCGCGCGCACCGGCAGATACACGGTCGTGCCCGCGGTGATCTCGTTGAAGTCCAAATTGCCGCCGTGGTCGCCGAGGCTGAGGGTCATGATGCTGCCCGCGGCCGGCGCTACGCCGATCGTGCCCACCATCGGGCGCGCCGGCAGAGTGACACGACCCGCGAACTGAACGTCGTCGCCTTCCACGTCGAAGGGCTCGATGCCCGGATCCACCGGTTGATTGCCAAGGATGCCGGTACCCGGCAGCGCCGCCACGTATCCCCGTGGTGAGAGCCGAATCGCCTCGATCGCCACCCGCAGCGTGTCGCCGGGCGCCGCATCCGTCACGCCGATCGGTCCCGTGCACGGATTCATGCGACCGGGCGTGCGTCGCCGGGCAAAGGCGTCGACATCGAGATCGTCACAATGCCCGTCGTAGGCGTCGCGGGCCTCGACCGTGAGGCGAGCGTGCGAAGGAACCCAGACGACCGGCGACGCGTCCGCGTCGAATTCGCAGGTCGCATGACGCGCCGAGATGCGCTGGCGCTCGACTTCTGAATTCACAGGGCCTCCTTCAGCGCGCGCGCGGCGCTGGCGGTCATGCCGTCGACGGTGGCGAGTTCCGTCGCCGATGCTTGCCGAATCTGCTCGAGCGAGCCGAAGGCGCGAATCAGGGCCCGCTTGCGCTTCGGGCCGATGCCCGGAATTTCGTCCAGGATCGAGCGCCTTCCCTTCTTGGTGCGCAGCTTGATGTGAAAGCTCACCGCGAACCGATGCGCCTCGTCGCGAATCCGTTGCGCGAGTCGCATGCCGTCGCTGTCGTGGGGGAGTCGAATCGGAGCCGGGCGGCCGGGAACGAACAGCTCCTCGTGCTGTTTGGCGATCGCGGCCAGCGGGATCTCCGCCGGATCGATGGCGAATTCCCGGAACACGTCCAGCGCCGCGCTCAGCTGGCCTTTGCCGCCGTCGATGAGCACCAGGTCCGGTGCCGAGCCCCATTCGCTGCTCG encodes the following:
- the gndA gene encoding NADP-dependent phosphogluconate dehydrogenase, which gives rise to MPATAAAGLIGLGVMGRNLALNIASRGFPLAVYNRTYSRTTEFLEREASETDIRGVEHLDDFVDALERPRRVILMVDAGRAVDAVLDQLIPLLDPGDTVVDGGNSFYVDTERRIDVVEGARMRYLGTGISGGETGARYGPSIMPGGDEDAYARLEPILTRIAAQVDDGPCVTHVGRRSAGHYVKMVHNGIEYGDMQLIAEAYSFLAAAGYRPDELAGIFSAWNETDLESYLIEITADIFRVRDADGDGFLVDAILDQAGQKGTGRWTSRDALDLGTPIPTIDAAVWSRHISALKDERVAAAPLLRPDGAPRIERFDGLVEAVRLALYAAKVCSYAQGMSLLRAASEAYAYELEPAELARIWKGGCIIRARLLGDIQRAFASDPLLVNLLLDEEFRSQLAEADESWRRVVTSAKNAGLPFAAMSASLDYYDAYRSDRLPMNLTQAQRDYFGAHTYRRVDRQGVFHTQWEQGADTGAASSNPADA
- a CDS encoding acetamidase/formamidase family protein, which gives rise to MNSEVERQRISARHATCEFDADASPVVWVPSHARLTVEARDAYDGHCDDLDVDAFARRRTPGRMNPCTGPIGVTDAAPGDTLRVAIEAIRLSPRGYVAALPGTGILGNQPVDPGIEPFDVEGDDVQFAGRVTLPARPMVGTIGVAPAAGSIMTLSLGDHGGNLDFNEITAGTTVYLPVRAPGALFGIGDVHATMGDAEAHSGVNITAEIDVTLDVLRAESLEWPWFETATHVMTVGVADDLTEALRLATAAMEERLVRDLGITPTQARMLSGAAVDLKLGQAGGYGVPVSAYARFPKSAL